In Lolium rigidum isolate FL_2022 chromosome 3, APGP_CSIRO_Lrig_0.1, whole genome shotgun sequence, the genomic window TCTCATGTGCTTCTAATGGTCTGGTACTCATGGACGAGTCGTTGCAATTGTTACCTGCGGTTGAAACTCTTGATCTTAGTCGGAACCAGTTTGCAAAGGTGGATAATCTGCGGAAATGTACAAAGTTGCGAAATCTGGACCTTGGATTTAATCATTTGCGTTCTGTTTCATCCTTGAATGAGGTAAATTTCCTTTCTAATtcagttcaaatttaaaatagtaCAAGTGTACAACACGGACAGGCTTCTTGTCGTTATTTGTGTTGTCTGAGTACATGCTACTTTTTTGCAGGTTTGCAGTCGAGTTGGCAAACTTGTACTGAGGAACAATGCTTTAACTACAATACATGGGATTGAAAATCTCAAGTCACTTGTAGGCCTTGATCTGTCTTACAACATCATATCAAATTTCTCAGAGTTGGAAATTCTTGGCAGCTTGTCTTTGCTACAGAACCTATGGCTGGAAGGCAACCCAATCTGCTGTGCTCGGTGGTATCGAGCACGTGTTTTTAGTCTCTTCCATAATTCAGAAAATGTAAGTGCTTTAGTTCAatcatgtaaaaaaaaaattcagccTCTTCCACAATATTAGTAACATGAACGCCCTGTTCTATGCTATTTTCTGCCTCAGTTGAAGTTAGATGATAAAGGTATGAACACACAAGAATACTGGGAAAAGCAAGTATTGTTTGCAAGCAGACAAAAACTACCTGCTGGTTACGGATTTTATTTTCCTGCAAAAGATGATCATGAGGACGAAGAGACTTCAAATTCTATGATGGTATGTATCTCTTTTACTGAGTGGCACAGGTTGAtctattatactccctccgtcccatgaaatttaatgtctagatacatctaaatttggacAAAGTTAAGAAAAGTTTCATGGGATGGTGGGAGTATATCACAATCAGCATCTCAGACCAAATATCAAGCTTGCTCGGGCAACGCTTTTGATTTTATTATTCTCTGGAGGATAGACAAGTCAATATACGTTTAGTAAATTGGCATTATGCTTCATTCCCCTTGAATATACATTATATTCATGTGCAATGGGGAATCATTATTTCCATATATTACCAGGATTCCTTTTTCGCTTGGTTCAGCCTAGATGGTGCTGTACGATATGCATGGATTGCGAGTCGAAAGACTAGTCGAGACTAGTCgacgactagtctacgagtcgcatTTGCAAGGTCGACTCGGCCAGTCGACTCGACTCATTTGATGAGTCGATCGAGTCGATCGACTAGTCTTGACTAGTCTCGACTAGTCCAGGTTTGTGAGTCTGTCGACTAAAAAAATGACCCCACATGTTATAATTTTTTCCATTCTTTCCTCCCATTCCCATTTTCCCCCGTGTTCCCCCGTGAAACCAAGATCGAGAGACAGTTTCCCCCGCTCAAACCCAAAAGCCAAAACACATCTTGGTGTTCTCTCCCTTGGCCGCCGCCTCGCAAGAACCTGCCGGCCATTGGAAGGAATTGCCCAGGTTTTCCCCCACTCCCCTGTCCCCAACCTGTATGCTGCTGGTTCATGGACAAGAGGAAGGCCTTGGCCATTGGAAGGAATTGCCCAGGTTTTCCCCCACTCCTCTATCCCTAGCCTTATATTCTATCCTACATTAAACACATTAGTAATTTAGTGTTAAACATGAGTCTTGCTGAGTCGAGACTAGTCTTGACTAGTCTCTGAGTCGCTGCCCCAGAACGACCTGTCGACTCGTCGATTCGCAATCCTTNNNNNNNNNNNNNNNNNNNNNNNNNNNNNNNNNNNNNNNNNNNNNNNNNNNNNNNNNNNNNNNNNNNNNNNNNNNNNNNNNNNNNNNNNNNNNNNNNNNNgctccccaccctccggttgttccgcggtatacaaccgctacggtaagcgcatccgttgatgaacgagaggtggaaacacttttgactactccgtcccactccggatcttatggttaacacgggtattacggcacaagaatcattggcgacatttgttgtttaatcctagatggatataaacccgtgcaatggaacctccaccatatcaacacaatccatggttccattgcccaccacatagtcatattcatagttatgaaagtagtggttttgatttttatgcaatagtgataaccataatactttgcaagtaatttgatagaaatactcaaatgacatgagcaagtgatgaacttgcctttcttgattgcaagattatgcaggcaaggtcttcgatacgcaataactccaaattctgaaatagcatcatcgtccgtgaggacgatgtttaaaagattggcaaggatgcaataatgcataagtatgagatgcaatcgttctaagcgtgtcctCACCCCGATGAATTAGGATTAGTGAGggttaatgattagttcagggtgtgttgcacttttagagtgattcacaaacaaggttcttattcgaggtgtgattacttggtattaataataggtagataataaagcatattaatcaattgagcacacaaagaatgataattggcataatgttaacaagtaaagaacagtggtcagttttagtactatatggcatggttaatgattaattatcatatactttaaaagaataacttttgaagaacatgttctttgataaagaacaagtatgagaattaggttggtgggttctatggttgtctatggtttcatctagtttcgaaGTAAGTATTAAATGGATCCAAATAGGgttggattcattaataactAGGGATTTTAAGGATTGAGTTaatgcctaggcatcctaagcaattcattatacatggttgttgtcggggttggtttatcttgctagtgatagctcgttagggtttataggttcagtTAGGTAGGGTTGaggttactctctattttcttcaaaagaataacttttgaagaacatacttcttaaatactaagaagtataataattaggttgaggttgtttaggtttgctatttaattccctaagtaaggattggttggttcctaaataggatgtttgataattatctaacattagtagggtttagtggatatggttaggtaatgcaagataatgggcatggttgctattagggatcatcaccatggtgtgatgctaattaaataGGAATGGTTAAGGTTGATAAGTTggatgataggaactagggtttagatgTGGTTGATCCAATTGGATCAACCAAGTTGGAGTAGGTAGGCGTATATggactactatatgattgatgatGGGGCTCCTACAATTTTTATATGGCATGGTATGTGTTTAATTCTGTTATGATACTATGGATGAAAAATAGAATaccatgattacatgtgaggatctagggtttaggttttagaagtaatttagggttcacatgtaataatggaactagggttcctaattaatttagggttttaggagtcacatgaaatgataagttcctggttctattacttatgaaattagggttttctaaataccctaaagttcttgaattaataacttcactttaaggttgaagttattaataactttgaaataaaattaatattggatttggcatttttctatttttaaagattttaatatttagggtaattattaatcaaggtttaattcctattaataaggatttaataagttaatagaaaaggaaaattaaatttaatgttttccttatctactttactggtttttatttaatttggaaagttttcctaattattgaattttaattgcattttgatttaataaataaggcttaaataacaagtataaaataattgaatttttattaaaaataaaaatttcattttatatttttattggatagagttttcttttctaagaattttaatatcttatttacatatttctgacttaaattgaattttctagatttatttgaagttacgGCAATAATTGGATTTGAATTTAAAACGGAAATTAACTAAAGCTACCGGCTATTTCTACCCACGGCCAGCGGTCGGTGGGTCCGGGGCCAGAGTCACGTGCCACGTGGGCACGACCAAGTCAAAATCGATGATGTGGCACAGGGAGCTCTGGCCGGCGGCCAgttgccgacgacggcgacgatttgGGGTTCGCACGGACGGGGAGCTAGGCGGGTTCGACGCGGGGCGACACGGTGAGCAGTTTGGTAGCGGCGCCGCCCCGTATAGGTCACCGAAGCGTGATCGgcggcgaggtaccgcggcggcggccacgggtCTGCGATGTTGAGCATGCTACAGGAGGCTATTGAGCAAGGCGAGCTTGCCAGGAGGTTGAGGGGCTCACCAGGGACACGCCaggcttgacggcgaggcgagAAATGGTCGGCATCGCCGGAGTCGTCGTTCCGGGCGTTGGAGAAGACGGGCTCAACGGCGACGCTGCGGGGCACCATGGCTCGATTCCTTGCGCACGGTGAGCttgtcgaccatggcggtgacgatggcgtactCGGCGGGGCTCAGGGAGGTCCACATCGACGGCGGCAATGGTGGCCGGTTGTgttagggtttcggtttggggaagaaaatggagcagaggaagaagaaggtcggGCCAGGGTTCGTCCAGGGATTTATACGACTCCAGGGCGAGCCTCGTCACACCGTCGATGAAGGAGGGGTCGACGAGcgagggaggagaagaggagcacggcGTCGCCGTCGGCGTCCATGCGCGaggagaagatgaggatgaactcctcgTTGTTATTTTGACGAAGAGGTAAGTGGGTTGGCGTCGGGCCGCGTCTTGGGCTGTGTTCTGGGCCAGTGCTAGGCTCGGcagctgggctgctggtgggctgtggcggccaggtaaggtccaggtcagtccctctcctctccttttctattttctttttatttctgtttttatttcgttttcaattctggttttataattctgttttgaattcaatttgGAATGCTTTTCTATGTTGCAGGTATTTCTTAATTGAATAATACAAGGAATAGCCCAAGATTCATCATACACTTTGATAATGTATTAGAAAATTTAATATGGGTACTATAACATTGGTTTTATTGTTATTATtgggatttgaattcaaatatccatatggacatgaatttgaatattatcttgaAGAATGTTAAATTGATTCCCATAGgatagttttcttacttagtgatatatagagttttgttggtattactttgcaagaaacaTTCTCCAGGTAAGATTTATTAATGAATTTCAATAAGGGAGTGACCTAATGACACGAGTTCATGTGCTAAAATGTGTCTAAGGACTTGACCTCCTATTTGAAAATGTTGTCActtgcttattattttatgtgcataaCTATGTGCTAATAAATTGGAAACTCTGCTTAAACTCCTTCCAAGTTTAGTATTAATATTGTGGTTTAGTAACACTTTAAAACTATCTAGAGTAAGTACTACTCTCCTCATGGTTTGGAtttaattataaggataagtggttgatctcacatatggttttaattaaAGAACATAGTATTAGATGTCTCTTATGTTCAATAATTAAGCAGGAGAGTGCAATGCTAGGTTTCTAATTCTATGTGCTTGTTGACACATGGTTTGAAACTCAAATATGGACTAGGtttatagttgtgatcacccaagtgatgcacaaactagggttgagatagagtgctaggttgtagatatgggatgacaccatattgcctgtgctagggtttaatctcccctaaccatgataatgtGGTTGATTacctaacattttatgttctcctctagttactaaagaTCTGAGAATTGGTTCTATTTGATTCCACTATTGTTATCCTTAATCCATTATTAAGTAACTGAAGtagatatggttctttttatagttaactttggttctaaTGATGATAGTTTCTCATCATAaaaagtatagagttttactcgaaggttttcttaggttctttattttatgaaatataggtatggtaggattctacttatgatcaccaaatggttcacaaataaaagataagatataaacctagggttgcttactagttatcttcctataatttcatgtgggaatgaaatctacttattctagtagggtttaacttatcctcacatacttcaagagcatgatcatggttagacatgatccacttgttcttgatatctttacctcaagttcttagggtttatgatcatcactcaatttataatgatcaaggtttggcttcctaaattatttctaatggaatggtttattctagggtttatggtgtattcaccatatctcgGTATGTATGAAAGTTTAAGTCTTTACCTAGATGACTTAGTTGAGTTAGTCTCCACTTTACTTCaccaattcatggatatagtcttgttccatttgatattaggttatcccatCATTTCAAAGTGAAATGGTTTagatcctaatactttagttcaggaattgtccttgattcttaaataggtaaagctaagattgatatgaatggtctctcttattTGGTAAGGACTTGAATACTACTCtaaggttcctcttgaagatgatgttgtgatcatatggatatttatacccAAGGTTTGCCATTGCTTATCTAAtaattaatatagaactctcctCTCTCTAGGTGTGATGTGTATTAACTTGGTATAGAGAAGAATATCTATTCCTGGGGTGGAccttcttgttataattccaatgttgaagtggaatgaataccatgaggtttcatggtaggataatAGATTAAccttaggacatggaaaagataagtgaagaatggtttcttcatttattgttacttgaattCCATTtagatggatgttcatatgttatggcaagaaataccatgttgtgatctttaataagatcaagtagttgatccttgattcatatgtccttgtgttggttttaatttcatttgatctaaccctttagaCCAATTCATTtctgcccaaaacaaggttttagcaaagtcacattgaggtttatagcgcttgacttgttgagctacttcaattccaccaaggtcaagtgaaacttcagttactgtgactgttttactttaaagcgcaaaaattccccagattttctatgcatgaatgcaatgcacacatctgtttcctctattttgtaaccccattacctgggatattacagtctctaccccttaaactaaacttcgtcctcgaagtttgaactctctcacgtttcggagtgtgaatctgacttgtatagactaaaacttttctcgaactccatattgatctcactagatataattgaatatatcccttgtccagattcttcctggaatccattatggtttgtctctgaaccatggttcttactttgattctttgatttcttccaactctatatgcttgtttcctttctcattgaagattcaatgattgagacttcttctggtgctgctagtcttattcgaaggctaatttgataataaactcctaattgataaataggTCCTTATTTTACCTTACTACCAAACGTGCAATAATGGTATTTggtaaggtactaactatggaattggtcgtgatggtttatttttctaataatggattagacttatatagtccatccaatcatggtttatagttgatacctataactggtTTGgggtatttaggttccatgaaaggaatcattctattagtctttggtattgatgtgttcaatcttcttcggtctttggtcatctagagctttatttgATCTTTGGTATTTTCTTTATCCAACTTCATTAATCCTTGGTTTACTGGTGCTATCGTACTTCTGATTGATTAtttctcactttctcaagttatagtccacttcttacgtcctcgaggtatgaacctcggcttctggtctgaccttcttctgaaggtattgttcaacaatcttatgaaaataagatcgaacttcctctcagttcagaccttcttcttctaccttactcaaaatattgagttattgtacaaccAACTAaatgtttactctaccccttagagttttcttatggtcttgaactccttttcttccaactattggacttatggttggaatattggtctggttctaacttatgggttttacttcttctaaggtgtcgcgaagaatgtttatggtgtatccactcaattgtggatatccattgtgaatccttcgactaaatgattatagatctagctatttggctgacaagatttttatttgttcacaaacttttgttacaaataattaaatcgtggactatttgtaataccaactgataccagctgtggttattataccaacctgtggctatttgatatctaaaaatggtttctattataggttccgatcaagctggacgagacatcttcgctTTATCTCGCGGTGTTGATCCTATACCCATTGTGGTCTTCCGATATCAACGATGGTCTTCTTATatactgctatgatttcatatatcgtcttccttcattcggggtttattttgcaagaaaaccactaggcgacactatgaatatagtatcctaagtgatttcccatgcattccctcttccataatgactatggttctacttctactactccacagtcatcatatttctcaccttcatgcttcctatgtactaaagtactcctctgttgaggtaaagcatgaatgttgattggcacttccttcagagtattgtggttgcttcccacaactttgtttcctttatctgatgaaccttcatcttgtcttcagaatcttcagaattcgtcacttcctcacaagaataccattaccctctagatctatagcattaagtaagaacttgatatagcaacatgcatttgcataccaaagtcaaacttcatgtatggatctagtcaatcaatgcaaatccaataaaaatccaagaagattcagctttgtgcttataatacacatcatcataagcctcgaataaaatagttgagtaagacatcactAAACATcgagctgagatgtgtagtatataacaccacataagatagggttgtattgtgatacttagcacgaatatatgtgattctactatttgtctcaacctttaccttaattgcacatttgcaatgagatgaacttgaaacaaagtggtctaggatagttatggTTGACCTAAAGTTCTTTGGAAGTATTAGCTTAACTTCTATGTTGTTGAGGACTGTCTCCCATGATATCTTTTGGTTCTAATATGGCTACTCTAtatacataactattggaatatagctcctatacttccaagtgtttctaccataagactatggtcatgatgtgcttggcacacttcccatggttttggaacacaaatcttgcactattgttgaacgactggcttcttattgttttcctcctaaatgtttataaTGTTCTaattcatcacataatgattctcaagtgaatcttatatgattactatccctaccatggaagtagacatatattattcctatccctcttcctttcctcccatgattgactcatcatggtttatactacctcctataacttatattcattccttactatcagttgtttttacatgtttggataatttacttacccattacttgtattggtttacaccttctaataggatatcttgcttatctttgtcacttaatattactcctattacaggtctagataattcttacttaaccataacatgtgttggtacacatcttccaataggatatcttccttatggttgtatcctctctttggactaccatgtattgtataccaactgtgatctactcatatattgttttaaggacttaatggtatgctacctgtttgggattagctaactagcttcacttaggaaagataggtaagaaatgttgactcaagtgtgtcaggattattctcaagtgaatatccatctcaagtcataaaaagatttggttcacctaagaaaacttcctatagacactaccaatcctataggtctcctttaaagggttttactcctagggtcaaagcatttgctctgataccaactgtggtgacccggcataccactgcatgttgtagtatgcaagtctgatataacaccaatgaaacaccgttccactagtattatatcgctcagactggtacaacagaaacatatgcgggtccaaggtatgtctatagaattataaCATTTACtccattacataagatcagcacagcctcttactttacaatgaggtaaaactgcagataactccagaagatcgactcgtagtctagtcttatcacgaactctatttgtagagtatttcactaactacagaggctaagaatagactctagctaaataggagctaggtttaggaagctagttcccttctatggctaaactaggttttctccttgttggatgtggtatcgggctcctctgacagggtcctgtctcgtgaagtagttgttgactcctcggccttcgaggttGCACCTGTaggtcctccttcgatgcctccatatctaagcaggggatttaagagtgggatgagtacgagcgtactcaacaagttcattataggaaagaggtgtttaatgcactagctacggcattagaccggaaagtctaataccaatgcaagttttcataaccatttcttcaagaggttgcttttattcggaagaactatgtccgtcggccttcaccggtttactagaacttcatggagttcctttccggcagcgttcgcagttccatataccggaacgagggagtgacgagtcacggttctttacactcgcgagaggtgtgttgctttacccataagagatctcaaccttggtgccaaccgggcgcgcaacccgtccacacttcctatggtgtgaggcccggtataaggtctagccaatcatgttcctccgctacctcgaacacccactcgttgttgcatgccccgaccctgggtccacgccggtcccattattcccgtaatttcagggtggaccccgaccacgacgacgagtcttgggctctaccatacactcctacgccggtagccgcaacccatcatagaccgcattaccgtggggaattagaatgggatccccaccctccggttgttccgcaagacacaagcgctacggcaagcaatgctttaccgtggggaattagaatgggatccccaccctccggttgttccgccggatacaagctgctacggtaagcgcatccgttgatgaacgagaggtggaaacacttttgactactccgtcccactccggatcttatggttaacacgggtattacggcacaagaatcacttggcgacatttgttgtttaatcctagatggatataaacccgtgcaatggaacctccaccatatcaacacaatccatggttccattgcccaccacatagtcatattcatagttatgaaagtagtggttttgatttttatgcaatagtgataaccataatactttgcaagtaatttgata contains:
- the LOC124695060 gene encoding serine/threonine-protein kinase 11-interacting protein-like, which codes for MATSRAGAAPPVTGDRYLNLLVRFVAAHAGELLDGSLTLRLHPVGLHYVASRLDALRELEAVGAGAPVDYLRAYVADLGDHRALEQLRRILRLLTSLKVLAAGPARDPAPLSLLPFARLRVLELRGCDLSTSAARGLLDLRHTLESLVCHNSTDALRHVFVSRVMDVKDSPVWSRLSHVSCASNGLVLMDESLQLLPAVETLDLSRNQFAKVDNLRKCTKLRNLDLGFNHLRSVSSLNEVCSRVGKLVLRNNALTTIHGIENLKSLVGLDLSYNIISNFSELEILGSLSLLQNLWLEGNPICCARWYRARVFSLFHNSENLKLDDKGMNTQEYWEKQVLFASRQKLPAGYGFYFPAKDDHEDEETSNSMMDSFFAWFSLDGAVRYAWIASRKTSRD